The genomic DNA TCTGTTGGTTCAACAATTctcatccaacatttttttcattCCCACGCTGGTTCACCTAAGGCTCCAACAGAACGGGATAATTAGCCAGCTAGTGCAGGCAATAGTTATAGCTAATGGGCTTAATTGGACTTTATAGTTTCAATTCGTATCTATGAGCCTTGGATCCTACCAACAAAAAAACACACGTGCACTGCTCCCTCCCCAGTTCCCCAGTAGCAGCGGTCAGTGGCAGTAGTGAACTGTGAGAGGGTGGGAACTGATAGACTGACAGCGAGAGGTCAGGAAACTTTGCGTGTTTGATTGAAAACGTAGGATCAAATGTGAAACAACTAATCCATTTTATTTCGACGATCCAAACGGAATGATCCATCACCATCCCTATCTCTTACGAGCACATAGCTAGTGCAGCAACGAAGAACGCGTGACGATTCTATGAACATCTCATCTCTTTATTATTGCAAGTGGAGATATACTACCCCTCATCCATGTGCTCACTAACATAGTTGTGGATCCACCTACTACATTTTTCATCAAACCAAGGTTTACCGTCTGCCTAGCGCAAAACCACAAGGGATCTCGTTCTCGTTTGCCGTGGCTCCGGGGCGGTGCTGGCGGGTCAACCTGGAAGTTTGGATGAGACCGTGGCATGATGAGCTCATGTACGTAGTAGCTATTTCGTCCTCGAACGATCTGAAGAAATCGTTCAACAGGTGGACGACGTTTTCTCCGCCTGGTAAACGCGATTTCCGGGCCTTCATAGTTCAACGGAGTTTAACGCGCCTAAGCAAAAGCATCCGTGTGCGCGTGCCGTCTCGGTCGCCGCGCCACCCACCCCACTCTGACGGCGCTGCTGCGATTCGTCGTCGTACTCGTAAAGGCGCGTCGAGTCGCCAGATCAAaccggttggaacttggaactgACCGGAAACCCAATTCAGAGCCGAAGACGAAGAACAACCAGCCAGCCAGCTAGCTATAGGCGACACAAACCGATCGGAAGCCTTGGCGGCTTTCCACGCGCCAGAGGAGAGGACGCGTCCACTCCACCCGTTTCACACCACGGGGCAGGCACGGCGACGGCGTCTGGAATCTCTGGCgcggcccacttgtcaggttcCAACGAGTGCGCGGCAGGCCGCGCCCACCACCAACCGACCACGCTTCCACTTGTCCTGGCGTCACCAGCGCTTCTGCGATCGAGATCACATGCCActattcaaacaaaaaaaaaattgatcacATGCCACTTAGGTCAGCGACGAAAGGAAGGAATCGCTGGATGGATCAGCGGGgccttttttttgtcttttggaTGTATGCGGTTGCGGCCGGTTATGGTGCTCCCTCCTCCGTCATCATCGACTATTCTACCATGGCGGCTCTCTCGATCCTGTAGTCTTGTGCGTGCGATGACAACGACTGCTTGGTCGCCGCGTCTGCAATTCTGCATGCGCGAgcaacttttcttttcttcacgttTTGCTTCTAGTAGATCGACAGTCGGTGGCAACTGCTACTTCTGACAGTGGATCTGGGTTTGTATTTTTTATAACTCTGGACCGTGTGTCCTCATGTAAAGAAACATTGGACGTTGCGTCCTCATCTCAAAAAAAGATTGGACATTGTGTCATCATCTAAAAAAGATTGGACATTGTGCCACTGCCAACAGCTAGTGGCAGGGTCTCCTGCTAGAGAGCGCTGCTACTCGAGCTTGAGCAGAATACTTGTGTCGCTATGCCTCCAATCGATATCTTCAGCTCTCAACATAATTCAACAGAATACTTGGTAAGTTAAATGCTGTTACAAAAACAACTCAATAAACTGTTTTAGCCAATCCAAACAGACAAACACCATTTTTGGGGCTAATAGCCAATCCAATAAACTTGTTTAGTGATAGTTTTTTTTGAATACAAGGccgttttttaaaaaaagtacaAGGGTtgttttctataaatttggacCTGTTTGGTTATtgatgcttatttataagcaacttaagttgcttattgtagttgcttatttataagtctaggtgtttggtttgggttgcttatctgattgctattgacatatttgcccctgccatcccatCTCCCTCTACCCCTAGTAATTACCCAGCTCCTAGTCCTTGGCGCCAGAAAaagcgggcagcggcggggcgcgagcggcgggtggctggcggcgggcggcgggcgcgagcgggagcggcggcgggtgcgagcggcggcgggcggaggcggccagtgcagcggcggcggtgggcggaaGCGGCGCTAGAGTGGTgacgggagagaggagagagaaaggggagagaggagagagaatgagggtaggaggtgtaaagtgccccataagcaaccataagcaactcaaaagttgcttatttgcttatgcataggcaacttataagcaagtctataagcaagagtgattggttcataagcaacttatttgcttatttttaagttacttatgcataagcaacttaaacaAACAGGCCAAAAGACAGTTACAAGGTTTGGTTCAACCAACGCAGAAGCAAAGGAAGGTGGGGAAAAAGTCAGAAAGCAAAGGTGGTGGCGTGGTGCTGCCATCACGTGACGTCGATGCATGCCAATGGACTGGATGCTGCAGACTGGACAATAATGCCGAGCACCATCCGACGCAGCCAATTCGAACCCAACGGGGgtccttttctctttctccGCTGCTTCGTCGTCAGCGACATATAGCCTCGCCTCCATCTCCCCTATTAATATTCCTCTCATCCAGGCCCAAACCCGCCGAATCCTCGCCCTCGGGTAGCCGAATCAACACACGAAGCACGCGGGGCGCCCTGATTCTTGAGATTCGAGGTAAAATCCATGGAACCGACCGCCCCTGCTCTATCTTCCCATGGGGATTTCTTTCTCTTGGTTGCTGTATCTGAATTGCGATGTCGTTGCTTGTGTTCGGGGAGGGAGGATCTTGCTAGCCGCTGCTAAGATCCCGATCCGCGCGCCCCGTTCGGTGGTCGATTCTCGCTCGCTCTTCGCCGCTTACCCTGATGGATTAAGCACGGTTCCCGTCCATGGGCTTGGGAATcccatttttgtttctttgcgcGCAATTTCAGTCGGTTGCCGTTAGTTTCGTTCTCCCCATTGCGGGAACATTGCGGCATTGTTTTGTCTTACCGAGAAAAACTGTTGACATTGTGATTTGCGATTTTTTACTTAATTATTCTTCTGAGAAATATCTCTACCATTACTTTTTTGGGAAAAAGAATCAATAGGTTCCGATTTGTTTATTCGCTCTAGGCTAGCCTTTTGTGAACCTTTTTTCATCTTTATCCCGCTTTTTGTTTCTTGTTACATATACTAAAGGCAGACACGCAGTGACACACATGTATAGTGCGAATTGAGAAGATGCTGAATTGGGAGAGCAGTAGCATGGAATTGCATATCTACCTTATTTTGAACACTACTTCCTGTTGGGCTGAATGCAATATACTGTTCATTTCCTTCCTTAATTCTAGTACTATTTCCTGTTCCTCAAATTTCTTGTTGTAATTATAGATACTGCATCAATAATCCTGTAATATGTGatagcatgttttttttttgtgaatgaTTGGTATTCTGTAAACAAGTAATGGGGATGGACATGGTGAAATCATGAGTTTTAAGAGCATTTTTACCTTCCTGCACCTTGTAATTTCTTTCTACTTCTCCAGCTCCTGCTTTGCATGGTGCGAAGTGGATAAGAGAAAAAATAATTCTGACTCGTGAACATGCTTTTGCAGGATGGATCTACATAGAAATGGCACTAATGGTTCTGACCACAGCTCTTGCGGGCCACTGACAAACTACTACATCCCAGATTACATACTGAAGCCAGACTCTGAACAAGTCATTGTTGATAATGCACCATCCTGCCCTGTGGTAGTCTTCATCAACTCTAGAAGTGGTGGCCAACTGGGGAGCAGTCTGATCAAAACATACCGTGAACTTCTCAATGAAGCACAGGTAAACAGGCTACCAGTTTGGAAAAGCTGTAATACTGAAAAATGTGCTTTCCCTTGCACTATACTATAATAGTACTTTAAACCATGTTCTCATTGTTGGATCCACTCAATTTTCATAGGTTTTCGATCTCTCAGAGGAGGCTCCTGACAAGGTTCTGCACAGATTATACAGCAACTTTGAAAAGCTCAAGTCTAACGGTGACCTCCTTGCTATTCAAATTCAGAAGAACTTAAGACTGATCGTGAGTAACCTACTTATAAATTTATTGCATCCAAATGAATTTCTGGTTGGATGTGTCCTTTTATTAACAAAGGAGCTTTGAAATAGGTCGCTGGTGGTGATGGCACAGCAAGTTGGCTGCTTGGAGTAGTTAGTGACCTTAAGCTTTCACATCCACCACCTATTGCTACTGTGCCTCTAGGAACTGGAAACAACCTTCCTTTTTCATTTGGATGGGTACGTCAATGGCAATTGTTTATTTTCAACATTCAGATTTCCTAATGTATGACAAATACCTCTATGTTTTTGTGTGTGGAAATTCACTTGAATGAAGATGCTGGTTAAAGTTCTTGTTTGACTGTTCACTATGTACATAGCCATAAAagttagaaataaaaaaaatatttttttatgaaactgcTACCTACTGCAACTCTTTATAAGAAAACTGCTATGCCTGAGCATCAGTGCCTGTTAAGGAAACTTTTCATTTTGGTATAGAAACTTTGGAGGATTTGTCAGTAAATTAGTATAATGTTTGTTCCTATACAATTTTGCCTGTTCCGTGGCCTTGTTCTTTGGGCATTATGTTTCTATACCAAGTTTTACCTTTTCGAAAACAATATTCAATTTTAATTTGACTTTTTAACTTTTTGAAAACAATATTCAATTTTATTTTGACTGCAGGGAAAAAAGAATCCAGCTACTGACCAAGCGGCAGTGAAATCATTCCTGGGCCAagtaaaaaaagcaagggaaatGAATATTGATAGGTACTGTCTTGCTTGAAAAGAATTAAAGATATTATTTGCCATGAAACCAGATCAGCTCTTTCATCTATCTCATCTGATGAAGTATTTTATGCTCTTCTACAATTTTTGTTCCACTCATCCCAGAGCAAGATTAGTACATGTCCTCTTCAGCGTATGGAAGAAAACACTCACATTAGCTACTTTTCTGTTTCAGTTGGCATATCATCATGAGGATGCGAGTTCCACAGGAAGGCCCGTGCGATCCTATTGCTCCCTTAGATCTTCCGCATTCGTTGCATGCATTCCACCGAGTATCAGCCTCTGACTCTCTCAATGTGGTAAGAAATATCTTCCAGATGCAACCTTTTTTGTGTTACTTGTTTTGATTTTTAAGGTAAAAGCACCCATTGTTAGTCACTCTTTAGTTCTGAGTGCCAATATATATACCAGCATCTTATTTTACTTTCTTTTTCAGGAGGGCTACCATACATTCCGTGGAGGATTCTGGAATTATTTTAGCATGGGTAAGAGTTCCTCTGTTCATTCTGTTCCCAGACAAGCACCATAAATTTATTCATCAAGAACGTTGGCTGGTGTACTTAAGGTACAGTAGACGGAAACTTTCACCATTAGTAATCAGGACTATGTATCAGAACTTGAAGTATCAGAGAATTGTGATGTCCCGGTGATGAAAATCATAAGCTGTTTGTCTAGCAAAACCTTAAGTATCCTGATTTGAATATTGGAAAAGGTTAATAACCATGACCATCATAATTTAAACATACTGCAGGAATGGATGCACAAGTATCATATGAATTCCACTCTGAAAGGAAGAGAAATCCAGAGAAGTTCAAAAACCAGCTAACAAATCAGGTATATTTTCAAGACAGCTCACTTTTTTTATTGGTTATTCAGATTTCCAATCCCCATCCATCTTCTTGGTGTTCGATGGTTCTTGAAATGCATTTCTTTGATTCAGGGTACATATGCTAAGCTTGGACTTAAGCAAGGATGGTTTGCTGCTTCCCTAACCCATCCTTCTTCAAGGTACTTTGTCACTATTGTAGCTACAATGCTTCTGATCCTGATTATATTATACTACCAGCATGTTCAGTATAGTATCGAAGTATGGATGAGACACTAGTTCTGTCTGTATATGGAACTCCTGAACTGCACCATCAGCTTTAAGAGTCACTGTATACCTTGACCTCAGATCATCAGATGCATATGTATGACTTATACTACTTCCACTTTCAGGAACATTGCACAACTTGCGAAGGTGAAGATCATGAAAAGACCTGGTCGCCAATGGGAAGAGCTTATAATTCCTCGCAGGTAAATAATCTCTATAGCATCTGCACTGTCAGCAGTATCACTGCATATGTTTCATTTGTACCTCTGAAATCCATGCTGCTTCCCATGATGAAAACTGACAAATGTTatccatcttcttcagcattcGGTCAATTATCTGCCTCAACTTGCCAAGTTTCTCAGGAGGATTGAATCCTTGGGGTACACCTGGAACGAGGAAAGTACAAGACGTGAGTTTCCTTGAAACCTTTTACCAATTTGTTGTTGTGCTGATGACCTACTATGGGAAGATATTCATAAGTTTTCGTGGCATTATGCAGAGAGACCTGACGGCACCTTATGTTGACGATGGCCTTATTGAGGTTGTTGGTTTCCGTGATGCCTGGCACGGGCTCGTCTTGCTGGCACCTAATGGCCATGGAACCCGTCTAGCACAGGTGAAGTACTGCTCTGCTGTATCAACACCTGGTACACACTGCAGCTAATTCAAGATTACTGACGGCATTTACTCGCAGGCCCACCGAATCCGTTTCGAGTTCCACAAAGGAGCGGCCGAGCACACGTTCATGAGGATCGACGGTGAGCCATGGAAGCAGCCTCTCCCCAAGGAGGATGACACCGTCGTCGTGGAGATCTCTCACCTCCGCCAGGTGGCCATGCTGGCCTCTGAAAACTGCAGGTCGAAGAGCGTCAACGACCCCTCCTCCCCGTCGTGCCAcagccacgacgacgacgacagtaACAGCctggaggacgaggacgagtgGGAGGACGGGAGGAAGAAGTTCGGTGCAGCTGCCACCTTCAAGATCCCTGACGAGGTCGATATAGCTCATCTTAGCTAGTGCTCGTGCTTCTTCTTCTCTGCTCGTGCTGGGTTGGGCACCCGGTTGGAAAGTTCAGAAGCCATTTCAGAATGTTCACTGCTGCTTAGTGATACTGCACCCTTTTTTGGCGTTGGGAAGTTCAGATTCCGGAAGTTGACAACTGCTGTTAGCGATACTGCTCTCTATTATCCTGTAAATTTCAAGTTCAACAGAGGTGGGAAGGTGATCGACAGACGTACATGGGCAATTGAATCAGGGATGTTGCCTTTCCATCTAGCGGTTAGGAATTCAACAGATTTGGGGCCTCCCATTTGTCGACAGATGGCTATACTATTCCTTTATGTTAATTGGTTGTTCTGTTGCTATCCGCTGGTCTTGACTCTTGAGTACGGGGGCGGTAATGAAAAGGATGCCTTTCATTCAGATCGTCAAATCCAAAGAGGCAAAACATTTACTAATCGCTATTACGTGAGTGCCTCGGTGGTAGCATTCGTTGTGCCGTGTTAAACCAGACATGGCACGCATGTTTATCCAACTTTCGGAGTTGAATTTCAAGTATTTTGCGCCTTCAAGGGTACACATATATAATCTCCATTTTTGCTCACAACGTTGTTTCGTGAAGCTTTTGAACACATTGCAAAATTCTCATGTAAAATCTCACAGCATTTATTTGTATATCCTTCCTCCGTTTTCAAATATACGATTTAACCAAATAATTTGTACCCAAAAACGTATGATATATACTTATAAATGAACGAATAAAACATTAGCAGACCTGTCAAGCAGCAATGAAGTTTCATTTAGGTCTATAACTTCGACTATGACGGGTTCTCCATCAAAATTTCCTCTAGTGACACGCACAGGTGATCGTTTAACTTTGTTTTTACTGGAAACATGTGGGGCAAAGTCTTCGGATCTgaacttttttttaagaaagaaagaaacagcaACAAAAGAAGTTTATGTACAAAGAAAAATTAAGAGTAAATTACATCCACCATACAATAACTTGTTAAATGTGTGCATATACGGTCACATGTACTCCACGTAGATGTATTTTACGACCATGTCAAGTGATGTGGACAGTTTTATGCACATAACCACCTATCATTATCCCCTTCTCATCTAAGTCTTAATTATCCAGGTGTGTATCTTTTGTTTGTTTAACATTGGTGAATAATATATCATGCAAATATTAAGAAAAAACTATGATGATGGTCAATTATTGCTTCCATAATCGCTGGATCAGGTGGTACTTGTTCCCTAATCTCTGATTCATTCACCAAATTGAAGTTGGCTCTAGCATTTGTTTTCTGATTCGATCTTATGGAACAAGGTGGGCGCTCCCTCCTTTATACTACTgtttttccttgtttttttctctctcttccgaaTCACAAGAACTTGATGTGCATGCGCAGGTGGCTTGCAATTAGAATAGAGTAGGGATATTTTTTTAAGGGAACGAACACAGTATGGGTTTAACACAAACCTTTTTACTCTACGAATGGTGCGTGTCATCTGTATCAAATTTGAATATGTCTCCGTGGGTGAACATTTATGATTAGGTGTAAACAAGATTACAGAGCTGATGAGTGGTTGTGTTCATGTGTCAATTAGTGTGAACAAAATAACCGAGGCTGCATGCATATTCCAGCATGTGCGAACAAGCACTCGTATGGCACATATAAACTTCTAGCCGGATTATGGAATTTAGTAAATCAAATTATTATGGATTATGTTTATATATTGATGCAAATATACTATATAATTGTGCTTCTAAAAGAAATTCATTTAACTTATTTGAATCCACAGTGCAATCTCTTCTACAAGCAGTAAAATTGTTGTTGTATATCATTATTAAGGCAGGTTTCACCCGATATGGTCACCCATCGTCAAAGTTTTTCTTTAATCGTTTCATCAATCCGTTCACTTGCGCACATGCTTAAGACTTAAGACCTACGATAAAGGATAACGATAGGGATTACGCGCATAAAACTTTCCAAGTCACCTGGTGGCTAAATACATCTACTTTATGTATATGTGATTGTGTATTCACACATTTGACAAGTTTGTGTATCTATTTGCATATTTTGCTTCTTGTTGTATCTAAACCATACAAATTTTTGTATGGTAAGTGCAATTtactcaaaaataaaaaaaaactacatgAACAGAGGGCACGtttatttttctcccttttgAACGGAAGAAATCTACAGCTAACAGCAACTCCAATAGACCCTCTAAACAGCCCCCTATTTAGAGGGcaagtaaaaaaatatatttcagcAGACCCTCTATTTGTCTTCCTATTGTGGAAGGTCACTattcctccctccccctccattCCTAGAGGGTCCTGTTGGAAGATCTCTATTTATGGGACTATTGCTGAAGTTGGTGAAGTTGGAGATGTGACCCTTAAAACCAAATAGAAAGAATCTCCATTTAACCTTTGCGTGTTTTGATTCAATGCTATTGCTGCGGTTGCTGTTAATACCGTGTTCGATCAGAAATACCTTCAGTCACGTAATCTGTCAGAGCCACGACGCCAGGCAGAACGCGGCGCGGCCGACGTCACACGTGATGCGAGCGAGGATGGAGATACGATAGCGACGAGAAATGACGGCTTCTGGAGAGCTCTGTTCCCGCAGCGAACGCCCGCTGTTTCAGATAACCACGTtccgcgccgcgcgcgtccACCAGAAACGGAAGAGACAAGCAGCCCAacggcggcgccgtcctcccctctccttccttccacGCACCAGTATAAAAGGACCCGCGCCTCTTCGCACTCCACGTCAATCCACAAAGCCAAGATCACAGAGTTCGGTGATTTCGtgtgggaggaggagaagagcgAAGCGATGAGCTTGAGGTACATGAGCCGGgtgggcgcgcgggcggcgcaggcggtgcGAGAGAGCACCGGCAGGTCCGTCAAGGACAAGGCGCAGTCGGCCTCTTCGTCGGCCTCGATGGCGAGGAGCGGCAGGGCGGTCGGGTGGGTGGACTCGGGCAGGatcagcgccgccgcggcggcgaggaggaaggcggaggaggagaagcggcggcgcgcCGAGCAGGCGCTGCGCACCGTCATGTTCCTCTCCGTCTGGGGTCCCAACACCTAGAATTTGCAGACCATCTGCGTGTAATTGCTGCTAGCCTACTACTGTTGTGCTTGCGCATGTTTCTGTTCGAGATGAAGGAATTGTAAATGACCTGATATATGGACACAAATCGATCTGTTGATTCTTCGAACAAGGCTCTGGCTCTGTTGCTGATCTCAAGATGTCTCTGATGTGTCTGCGTACCTATTCGTTCTCTTTCAAATCTGTTTTCTAAAGTGCTGCCAAGGTTACGCACTGCTGCGACTGCTTGTTTCCTCGAGCTGTCCGCAGTGCGTGGCGTTCTCTGTTCGTACGTGAATATTGATCGACGGTTCCGTGCAATCCTCTACTGACAAGAGCTAGTCTTGTAAATGGTTAGAATGACAGAATCAGGGCATCAGTTCTGAACTCTGAATTTGCAATTTGGCATCAACTCTGAACTCTGAATTTGCAATCTGAGAAAGATTCTTAAGCAGGTCACCCGTGCTCTCCACTTTCAGTTCAGCAAGGCAGTACACATACCTCCAGACCTCCCCTTTCATTCTTTAGTTCGCCTCCTCTCCCGTCAGAGGTGAGAATGTCCATTTTGAAGGTCAGCTTGAGCAGCAACGAGGAGGGACGCCTCCCCACCAGAACAGGTTAAGGCACGGATCCGATGGTGGCACGTCAGGGCCGCCATGGTGATGAGGGAAGCACGCGCTGCTCGCCTCCCGGTTGCTTCCTAATTATCATCCATGGCGGTGTCAAGGCGAGGGCGGTGGCTCGGTGCCGACGAGACGGCGGCgcccatgaagcctacgcgtcAGCTCCGGCGACGCGGGTGTGCGCGTTCTCTTAAGTAAGGTGGCCTGGGACTCGGGACGGCGAGGATGGCgtcccgccgccggcagcgcggcctcgccggccgccatgaCTCCGGCCAACGAGCTTTTTCATAAAACTCCCTGACAATATTTTCACAAACCCCcttatttggatcgcgattaatagttgcgatccaaattagggggtttTGTGAAAACTGCGATCCAATAGTTTTCTGAAACGCCCCTACTTTGGATATATATTTCGCAGAAaagccctcttcctcctccgttcGGCATCTCGTGCTCTGCTCTGACGATCCGCCGGCGCCGATGGCCGCCGCAGATCCCGTGCAGTGGAAGCGCAAGTTCCAGCCCAACCCTTCCCCTTCAAACCCTAGCACCGTCTCTTCCCCTCTTCTGGTCCAAAGGGAGATTCCCCGGCTCCGATTTCACTTGTCGCCGATCTGGCGCCCTCGTTCTCGTTGGGTCAATGGTGGCCCGCGAGACGACACGGCGCCTTCGATTATTCGATAGCATCGGCAGGTCCGTGAAGGACAAGGCGCAGTCGGCCCCGTCTTCGGCGTCGATGGCGAGGAGCGGCAGGGTGagcgccgccgtggcggcgaggaggaaggcggaggaggagaatcGGTAGCGCGCCAACTCTGAAGTTATCATGTGCCAACAAAAATTGTGCTGAAGCACGTGACACATATGCAGATCTTGTACAGACACGACTCTCCGACTCTGCTCCGACTGGTGACGAAACTGGAGAGCAAGAACGCAGCCTAATTTGGTCCCCAGCACACGAGGTGCATCACGTTCTCGGCCTTctgcgccttcctcctcctcagcttcTCCACCGCGACCGCCTTCTCCATGGACACGCTGCTCCGGCTGCCGCCAGCCCCGGAGACCACCTGCCCTCCCTGCGGCCGCTGCGCCGCTGGTGCCGCCGTCCCCGCAGGCTTCACAGCGCCGCCAGGCATCGGCACCGCCCTAGCCGCCGGCTGCCTGGCCCGcacggcctgcgccgcccgcaaCACCACCCTGCTCGCGTACCTCAGGCTCATCGATGCCAGTTGCTCAAAACTCTGAAACTAGGTGCTATTCCGAATTCAGTGAATTTTTACTGTGTTGATGATGGAAGACGGCGCGCGCAGGCTGTATATATGCAAAGGGGGAGAGAGCACGGCGCCATGGCGGTTCAGTTCCGAAACCGTCAGGCTGATGGACGAGCGGCGGCTCTGCACGCGGTTTCGCTCCATGATTTTCTTTTCCGGTGTGCGCGAATATGTGGGAGCGTCCTGCAGGTTTCGAGGACGACGGGCACGGATGCTCTCGTCAGCGGCCGGATCTTCAGTGGCCGCTCAATTTGCCGAGTGAGAACAAAGCGAAATGGTGCTTGGTGCGTGCGGACAACTAGTGATGGGTGGGGAAGGATTGCTAGGggagatggatcatggatgatGGGGTGCTCTCAGTTGGGGGCCTGTCAGTTTCAGGGTTATCACGTTGAGGAGGCGTGATGTGTgctaggtcttgtttagttggcaaaattgggagatgccaaattactgttacagtactgtagcacactgtagcgtttcgtttgtatttgtgaattattatccaaatattgactaattaggctcaaaagattcgtctcgcaaagtacaacaaaattgtgcaattagtttttaattccGTCTACATTtattactccatgcatgtaccgcaagtttgatgtgatggggaatcttttttttacatagtgtcaaagttgggagttgggagtgaagtaaacaagcTATTGCTTGTTTCTGCCGCTTGCAGGTTTGAAGCACACGGGTAGAGGAATGGGGTGGGTGGGGTAGATGGGGACTTTTCAGTTATCCTGTGAAATTTCCGGCCAATGAGTGACTTGAGCTGACTAGACTACTAGGAGAAATGGATTAGGACAAAGTGGTACACGGTCACTGACACTGTACCAGTGAGCATAACTGAAGACCATACTGTTCTTCCCATTTTTGGCAGGATATAACTGAAAGAACTTGAAAAATCTAATCATGAAAACTTAGTAACAAACAGAGAAGCAGCTTTCAAATTGGACTTACAATTTTCAAGATCCTAAATTAACTTCTCAATTGGAAGTTTCAAATTTTGTCTTAGAACTTCCAATTTCTTAAAATCAGCACCAGAAAATTCAAATTCCAGGTTGTCAACTAAAAAATGGATTTGATGCTTTCTGAAATAGAGTTTTTCATTTCGAACAAGTACTACTATTCGAATGAcatatttttcattcatttca from Setaria italica strain Yugu1 chromosome VII, Setaria_italica_v2.0, whole genome shotgun sequence includes the following:
- the LOC101771686 gene encoding uncharacterized protein LOC101771686, whose protein sequence is MSLRYMSRVGARAAQAVRESTGRSVKDKAQSASSSASMARSGRAVGWVDSGRISAAAAARRKAEEEKRRRAEQALRTVMFLSVWGPNT
- the LOC101771293 gene encoding diacylglycerol kinase 5 — translated: MDLHRNGTNGSDHSSCGPLTNYYIPDYILKPDSEQVIVDNAPSCPVVVFINSRSGGQLGSSLIKTYRELLNEAQVFDLSEEAPDKVLHRLYSNFEKLKSNGDLLAIQIQKNLRLIVAGGDGTASWLLGVVSDLKLSHPPPIATVPLGTGNNLPFSFGWGKKNPATDQAAVKSFLGQVKKAREMNIDSWHIIMRMRVPQEGPCDPIAPLDLPHSLHAFHRVSASDSLNVEGYHTFRGGFWNYFSMGMDAQVSYEFHSERKRNPEKFKNQLTNQGTYAKLGLKQGWFAASLTHPSSRNIAQLAKVKIMKRPGRQWEELIIPRSIRSIICLNLPSFSGGLNPWGTPGTRKVQDRDLTAPYVDDGLIEVVGFRDAWHGLVLLAPNGHGTRLAQAHRIRFEFHKGAAEHTFMRIDGEPWKQPLPKEDDTVVVEISHLRQVAMLASENCRSKSVNDPSSPSCHSHDDDDSNSLEDEDEWEDGRKKFGAAATFKIPDEVDIAHLS